One genomic window of Synergistaceae bacterium includes the following:
- a CDS encoding DNA replication/repair protein RecF, whose translation MGFKRVRFNNFRNLESREIKWFPGLNLLTGTNGSGKTNILEGINMISGWGPLERGTKTNSLPTWNSGTTEVQLTGQLDEEEIIKVKIAGRYILRIDDSVISATDLRWKIPVLSFLPNDMSIIEGSSSYRRRLIDMILILIIPSYSLRLCDYRRGIRQKSALLKQGKSTELIDRVLNPLATWIWKMREEAVILLTECIRGQENLLPDKGITFFLKRGGSAQTENIEDDFLFSLLKNKEKEKIMKIPIVGPHRDDIIIKTEEKNVAHSLSRGYRRRIAIAMILAATDGVRRKLGRAPVLLLDEVTAELDLEGKELLFDALLKRNTQVFAATAEPTAYDFPGEKYTVIKGRVIKN comes from the coding sequence ATGGGTTTTAAAAGAGTAAGATTTAATAATTTTAGAAATTTAGAATCCCGGGAGATTAAATGGTTCCCGGGATTAAATTTACTAACGGGAACTAATGGTTCAGGAAAAACCAATATATTGGAAGGTATAAATATGATCTCCGGTTGGGGCCCTTTAGAAAGAGGAACAAAAACAAACTCTCTTCCTACGTGGAATAGCGGAACGACAGAGGTTCAATTAACAGGACAATTGGATGAAGAAGAGATAATAAAAGTAAAGATAGCGGGCAGATATATATTACGAATTGATGATTCTGTTATAAGTGCAACAGATCTTAGATGGAAAATACCGGTACTTTCTTTTCTTCCAAATGACATGTCAATAATAGAGGGATCCTCTTCTTACAGGCGCAGACTGATTGACATGATTTTAATTTTAATTATTCCTTCATACTCATTAAGACTTTGTGATTATAGAAGAGGAATAAGACAGAAATCAGCATTGTTAAAACAGGGAAAATCAACAGAACTTATAGACAGAGTATTAAATCCACTGGCAACATGGATTTGGAAAATGAGAGAAGAAGCAGTTATATTACTGACAGAATGCATAAGAGGGCAAGAAAATCTTTTGCCAGATAAAGGAATAACCTTCTTTCTTAAAAGAGGGGGTTCAGCACAGACAGAAAATATAGAAGACGACTTCCTTTTTTCTTTATTAAAAAATAAAGAAAAAGAAAAAATAATGAAAATTCCTATTGTTGGACCACACAGAGACGATATAATTATAAAAACAGAAGAAAAAAATGTCGCACATTCATTGAGCAGGGGATACAGACGGCGAATTGCTATTGCCATGATTCTTGCAGCAACAGATGGAGTTAGGCGCAAGCTGGGAAGAGCTCCAGTCTTATTGTTGGATGAAGTGACAGCGGAGCTTGATTTAGAGGGAAAAGAACTTTTATTTGATGCATTATTGAAAAGAAATACTCAGGTTTTCGCGGCAACAGCGGAGCCTACAGCTTATGATTTTCCTGGAGAGAAATATACTGTTATCAAGGGAAGAGTGATAAAAAATTAA